The genomic window ACGAGAAAATCAGCAAGATCCGCTAAACGAAATCTATAAATAGCTTAATACTGGTTTAGCTATGACTTATCAGAAAAATACCACGTCTAATCATCGCCCATCAGCGATGAGACCTTATTCTTTAGATTACTGATAAAGCGCTTTCCCTTTACAATCTCATCCTCCACGTCGCCCTTTATTTTATTCGCAGAATTACGAAAATCATCGATAAGCTCTTCCTTATTATCTATTGCAAGCACGTAGCCGATACCGATGCCAATAGCTACACCAAACAGCAGGATCATCATCCCTTTTGAATTTTTCTTCATGGTATTAAATTTCGATAAAGATAAAAAAATTGAGGACGTAAAAGTGAGTTAGAATTCCTCCCTGCAGCTTACTTTAATTAAGTATGTGTGCGCAGGATCATAGGAAGTTAAAGAAACTTAAATACCGCAGCTTCCTTCATCCTCACTGAAGCTCAACGAAGTGAAGCTGCGAGGAGAAGAAAAAATAA from Chitinophagales bacterium includes these protein-coding regions:
- a CDS encoding YtxH domain-containing protein — encoded protein: MKKNSKGMMILLFGVAIGIGIGYVLAIDNKEELIDDFRNSANKIKGDVEDEIVKGKRFISNLKNKVSSLMGDD